The genomic interval CCCCcaaatttccttgtttttgaaTAGCAGGGAAAAGGAAGGCAGTAGTTATACATTGAGTGTCTACTATATGCAGAGAAAAGTGTTATATCCACTATCTACCTAAGAGTAGGTATTATCTTCCCCACTCtatagttgaagaaaaaaattcagagacaTTACATACATTTTCCAAGAGTACATAGTTAGTAAATTTCAAAACCAAATGTACAGTCCTTGTATAATTCCAAAGCCCATTACATCACCATTCCTCTGAGCCTTCAGCCTGAGTTTCACCAAGGATCACTTAATTAGTGTTTCCTTTGGGAGGGAAGAGCACCTTATTCTTGATCCATTCTGAGGCTAAGATGAATCAAATAGCATCCATTGCTTATCCTGGCTAGCCTTGCAATACTCAACATCTCTTCCACTGAGGATGGTAGAATACCAGAAAGCAGAGAACATTAAGTGGTAGGTCTCCAAGTCAAAGAAATGAAACCAGTTTCCAGAAGGAAAATTACCTACCAGGAACTCAATAGACATAGTTCATGCATTTGTATCTaccctttctctttatttttctctcctctttctagGTGGACATTGACATTAAGATCCGATCTTGCAGAGGATCCTGCAGTAGGGCTTTAGCTCGTGAAATAGATCTGAAGGACTACGAAGATCAGCAGAAGCAACTTCAACAGGTCACTGCCAAAGACTTACTTCCCTCTAGAGATAGGCAACACTTACCACTGATAAAAATGAACACAGTACCAGACTTGGTTCCCGGAATTTACAAGAGCCAGCTTGAAAAGGCGCCCCCAGAGTGGAGGGCATTAACAGAAATGCAGCAGATGAGAATGGAGTTAGAGAGACCTGGTGGAAATGAGATTGCAGGAGGACACTCCACCTCTTATGGAACAGGATCAGAGACGGAAAGCCCCAGAAACCCTAGCGGTGCTGGAAGCCGGAACCCGGGGAGCACTGGACCTGGAAGTACTGGAAGCCGAAACCCTGGGAGCTCTGGATCCGGTAGTACCGGAACCTGGACTCCTGGGAGCTCTGGATCCGGTAGTACCGGAACCTGGACTCCTGGGAGCTCTGGATCCGGTAGTACCGGAACCTGGACACATGGGAGCTCTGGATCCGGTAGTACCGGAACCTGGACACATGGGAGCTCTGGATCCGGTAGTACCGGAACCTGGACTCCTGGGAGCTCTGGATCCGGAAGTACTGGCAATGAAAACCCTGAGAGCTCTAGACCTGGTAGCACAGGAACCTGGAGTTCTGGCAGCTCTGGAAGTGTAAGTACTGGGACTTGGACCTCTGGGAGCTCTACAGCTGGTAGTACTGGACATTGGAACTCTGGATCTGGAAGTCTTAGGCCAGATAGCTCAGGCTATGGGAATACCAGGCCTACCAACCCAGACTGGGGCACATTTGAAGAGGTGCCAGGAAATGTAAGTCCAGGGACAAAGAAAGAGTACCACACAGGTAAACTGGTCACTTCTAAGGGAGAAAAAGAGCTCATGATTGGTAATAAGAAGGTCACCTCTGGTAGCACAACCACCACACGTCAGTCATGCTCTAAAACTGTTACTAAGACTGTTATTGGTCCTGATGGTCGCAAAGAAGTTACCAAAGAAGTGGTGACCTCTGAAGATGGTTCTGACTGTCCCGAGGCAATGGATTTAGGCACGTTGTCTGGCATGGGTACTCTGGATGAGTTCCGTCGTAGGCACCCTGATGAAGCTTCCTTCTTTGACACTGCCTCAACTGGAAAAAGATTAGAAAGTTTATTCTCATCTAGGTTCAGAGAGTATGATGGTGAGACTGAGTTTACTGACTCAGAATCTGGCATCTTTACAGATACAGATTCTCATCACACTGGGGTACATGAATTCCCTTCCAGTGGTAAAACTTCAAGTCACAGCAAACAGTTTGTCAGTAGCACAACATACAGCAAAGGAGGCTCCACAATTCAATCCAAGAGCCGTGCGATGGCAGATTAGGTCTGAAGTGAAGCTGATTATGAAGGAACACATACCACCAAGAGAAGCCATGCTAAATCTTGCCCTACAAAAGGTATCCACACTTCTCCTTTGGGGAAGCCTTACCCTGTCCCCCTAGAccaggtatccccaaactttttacacagggggccagttcactgtccctcagaccgttggagggccaccacttactgtgctcctctcaccgaccaccaatgaaaagaggtgccccttcctgaagtgcggcggggggccggataaatggcctcagggggccgtagtttggggacgcctgccctagactATGTTAAATATTTCTGCACAGTGTTCCCATGGCACCTTGCATTTCCTTCTCAACTCTCTGTTACACTTTATTGAAACTAcacttttttggtctttttttgtgCTAGACTGTATAAGTTCCATGGGGGCAGGGCCTTTGTCTGTCTCATCTCTGTATTCCCAAATGCCTAACAGTACAGAGAGTCATgactcaataaatacatgttaaatgaatgaatgaattctctgAAACTGTATTTGAGCTTATTTAATCAAATTCTTTCACCATTCAAAGTGTCTGCTGCTAGAATTGTCACCCAATTGATTAATTAGGTTTTTAGTATGTCTCAGTTGACATTTAGGTCAGGCTAAAACAAGTTGTGTCAGTATTAATTGATGCTTACCTACCTGTACTGGTTATTTGCTATTACTATGTGCAAGTAATTCCAAACCCATTTGAGGAAAATTCCCTTTGCAATTTGTAGGTATAAATAACCCCTCATTTACATAAGTTCCATCTCACTGTAAGTCCATTCTTTCCCcgtggagggaaggaaagaaggaagaaagaaaggaagggaaggaaacagtATTTACCTTCTTTAATCTGAGCTGTGCCTATCTTTGTAAGGTTAAATGAGAATAACTTCTTCCAAccagcttaatttttttaagactgtGATGATGTCCTCTAAACATATCCTTCAGGTGCCCAATGTGACATTTTCAATAGCAAGCTACCAGGATCcagtaagatttttttctgtttattgcaATCAAGAAACCAGTTTGGGAGGATAGCTTTTGATCCAGCAAAGAATGGATGGATCACTGAATTTTAACTGGACCTGGCAAGACTACAAGACAAGTTTCGGCATCCTGAATGACAAGCGGGAAGGAGAATTCTGGCTAGGCAATGACTGCCTCCACTTACTAACCCAGAGGGGCTCTGTTCTTAGGGTTGAATTAGAGGACTGAGTTGATAAAGAGGCTTATGCAGAATATCACTTCCGGGTAGGCTCTGAGGCCAAAGGCTGTGCCCTGCAGGTCTCCTCCTATGAAAGCACTGGGGGTGATGCACTGATTGAGGGTTCTGTAGAGGAAGGGACAGAGTACACCGCTCACAACGACATGCAGTTCAGCACCTTTGACAGGGATGCAGACCAGTGGGAAGAGAACTGTGCAGAAGTCTATAGGGGAGGCTGGTGGTATCAACTGCCAAGCAACCAATCTCAATGGTGTCTACTACCACCGTGGGGGCTTCTATGACCTAAAGAATAACAGTCCTTATGAGATTGAGAACAGAGTGGTCTGGGTTTTCTTTAGAAGAGCAGATTATTCCCTCGGGGCTGTTTGCATGAAAATTAGTCCCCTTGTGACCCAATAGGCTGAAGGAGTGGGAGTGGGAGCACTGTCTTCTTTGCTACAGAAGtggagagaaaataagaaaggtaAAGCAGTTGAGATTCTCCACAGTGTAAAAAACTCCTAGGTACTATTTTCTCATCCTTTGTAGTGTAGGCAAATGTACCTGAGACATATTAgtgctctgaaaaataaagttataaaagtttttctttatctttaaatagCTGtgtgggttttaaaatttttataaggatATACCAAGGGACATTCAGTACATCAGGAAGGTGTCAGACAGAAGCTTCTCTCTGCAACCTTGAAGAGTATTGGTTTGAGAACTTCTCTTCCCATAGCACCCAAAGTCATAAGGCCATTGCAAAGTTATTTTATCCATTTGACTTGAATGGTTTTAAACCAACATTTTAAGGTAAAACTCACTGAATCTAACCATAGCTGACCTCTGTAGTAGAATTTCTGACTTATAATTACAATGCACAATTTGTAATTACAATATGTATTCATGTCTTTTGTTatggaggaaactgaggaaggCAGAAGAAACATTGTTTcctaaatagaaatgaaaatatgtcctTAAAATTCTTCCACTAGACATTGTAATGCACCATGCATTACACACTTATTTTTTCCCCACGGTGTAACcaatttctttgaaaaacacacctaaaattttaaaaatatttatgaatattcaAAAAACACACAATTCACACATTACTAAACAATCTCCCAAGTGTtgatttttgcttcattttctaaCAACCATAAACTGTATTCTGTGACATGTTAATCATTATTCAATGTAAGTCGATAGTTTGAAAGCATCTCACTAAGTATGATCTCTGCTATAATCAAAATTCAACATATTTACATTGGTCAATATTTGATCCAAGTTGCATCTTTAATCCTGGTGGCCTTGACCcctgatttttaatttgtatcattttctattaagaaatatttgccaTTTTCTCTTGAACATGTGTTAAAATATCCTCAGTAATCTAGTATAACACCCTTTCTTGCATAGTTTCTATTCTGACATAACTACATTATTTctcaaggaaggagagagggaaagaaggagaggagaagggaggaaggaggaaaacagAGGCTATGGCTAGGGGCCAGAGCCTGgggatcaaaaagaaaatatgcatcaCACATGATCCCCAGAGTTCTTGCACTTCCTTATGGGGAATTGTAAATCTCTGATACAAACTAAATGCTATACCTTCAAATAGTTACATACTTGGAAAAGAACTTCTTCAGAATTAAATGAAGCTTTGTTTCTTTCAGCTATCAGAACTTTATGCTATCTTTCCGTATTCCACTTACACTCACACATATGCCTCAACAGAACTTGAGTTGagactagaaaatattttgttttctagaataGAACACTATGTAGGAACAGAACTGGGTCCTGAAATGAAAGTGATTGTGAATGGGAAGGGCCAGTCACTTCTAATTATTTAGAAGATTTTGAGTTTATCGAAGGATTAGATAAACCTCTTTTAATTTAAGAAGTGGTAGCCAATATTAGCAGGATCATGAGAATTGGAGATACAGTTTGGTtgtgagaaaatacatgaaatatttattttccatttcacctTATCTTTAgccttctatttcatttttcctgaaattaaatattaatttagctCCCTGACTCTCATTCACTCAAAAGCCCATTTCAACTTGGTTTTCATGCAATTACCATGCTCTTGAAATTGATCTCCTTAAGTCGATACAATTTTGCAATTCTAAATTAAATGTGCTGCATTCAAGCCTCTTTCTACTTGATCCCTTTTAAACATCTGCTACTTACTTTGCCCTTATCCTGCCTCTTGGACGTGTCCTTTTGTCTTGGTTTCTGTGCCAGTTCTTCCTGTCTCACCCTTTTCAGTGTTAACTGGTAATTTCTTCTCAGACCACTTCTTAAATGTAGGGGTTTCTCATTGCAATTATATTGGTACTCATCTTTATCATTTGGGATTAGGTTTGGCACATCTGGCTTCAACAAGACTGAAATTCATTTCTCGCTCACAGAAAAGTCTACGGGAATATGTCAGTGCAGTCTTCAGGAAGCCATCATGTTAATAAAAGACTTATATCCTCTGGTTCACCTTGTAATCCAAATACCATGTCCTGTGGCAAtttggaagaaagaggaaagacagaaggGCAAAGGAGTACTTTCTTCTTTTACAGAACTTCTT from Saimiri boliviensis isolate mSaiBol1 chromosome 3, mSaiBol1.pri, whole genome shotgun sequence carries:
- the FGA gene encoding fibrinogen alpha chain; the protein is MVSMRIICLVLSVVGTAWTTDTGDDDFLAAGGGVRGPRVVEKQQSVCRDSDWPFCSDEDWNDKCPSGCRMKGLIDEVNQDFTNRINKLRNSLFEYQKNNKDSNSLTRNIMEILRGDFAAANNRDNTYNRVSEDLRSRIEVLKRKVIEKVQQIQLLQKNVRDQLIDMKRLEVDIDIKIRSCRGSCSRALAREIDLKDYEDQQKQLQQVTAKDLLPSRDRQHLPLIKMNTVPDLVPGIYKSQLEKAPPEWRALTEMQQMRMELERPGGNEIAGGHSTSYGTGSETESPRNPSGAGSRNPGSTGPGSTGSRNPGSSGSGSTGTWTPGSSGSGSTGTWTPGSSGSGSTGTWTHGSSGSGSTGTWTHGSSGSGSTGTWTPGSSGSGSTGNENPESSRPGSTGTWSSGSSGSVSTGTWTSGSSTAGSTGHWNSGSGSLRPDSSGYGNTRPTNPDWGTFEEVPGNVSPGTKKEYHTGKLVTSKGEKELMIGNKKVTSGSTTTTRQSCSKTVTKTVIGPDGRKEVTKEVVTSEDGSDCPEAMDLGTLSGMGTLDEFRRRHPDEASFFDTASTGKRLESLFSSRFREYDGETEFTDSESGIFTDTDSHHTGVHEFPSSGKTSSHSKQFVSSTTYSKGGSTIQSKSRAMAD